A single window of Bacillus mesophilus DNA harbors:
- a CDS encoding polysaccharide deacetylase family protein: MKVLLPEQFLAERTYIVNVLLKDFLGLQFRIETHTKNDYEILLPNGKDLIIKDHFFSSIQSSIGYLYESFIPTKIMSTINEFIPEQDIPIIYGTDEIDVSDERIVCGIDVFASSFFMLTRWEEYVNETRDSLDRFPATESLASKHQFLDRPIVNEYTEMLWNMLQFIGIEQERLERTFTIVPTHDVDHVCLWDTPVDVLRTMIGDITLRKDVKLSFKRLKQYWNIKTNQEKDPFDTFDEIMDQSEAQGIQSRFFFMNGGVTKFDRKYKLNDPHVKDVIQRIVKRNHIIGFHPSYNTYNDPVLWKQEKEGLEHMLGFQVKEGRQHYLRFDVPNTWGIWDDNDMTVDMTLGFAEMEGFRAGTCYEYRVFDIIERRPLQLKEQPLIMMESTFAYQEDHLRPEWMLHRISQLKQKVKKYKGSFVILWHNSNFNHGMWNNVKHVYQEILRD, from the coding sequence TTGAAGGTCTTACTACCTGAACAATTTTTGGCAGAACGGACTTATATTGTGAATGTGCTATTAAAAGATTTTTTAGGATTACAATTTCGTATAGAAACTCACACAAAAAATGATTATGAAATCTTATTACCAAATGGAAAAGATTTAATAATCAAAGATCACTTTTTTTCGAGTATACAGTCCTCTATAGGCTATCTCTATGAGTCATTCATTCCAACTAAGATTATGTCTACAATAAATGAATTTATACCGGAACAAGATATTCCTATTATATATGGGACAGATGAAATAGATGTAAGTGATGAAAGGATTGTATGTGGTATTGATGTGTTTGCTTCTTCTTTCTTTATGTTAACAAGATGGGAGGAATATGTGAACGAGACTCGCGACTCCTTGGATCGTTTTCCAGCAACAGAAAGTCTTGCTAGCAAGCATCAATTTTTAGATCGACCGATCGTGAATGAGTACACAGAGATGCTCTGGAATATGCTCCAATTTATTGGAATAGAGCAAGAAAGGTTAGAGCGGACATTTACGATCGTCCCTACTCATGATGTTGATCATGTTTGTTTATGGGACACTCCAGTAGATGTACTAAGAACAATGATAGGAGATATAACCTTAAGGAAAGATGTAAAACTTTCATTTAAGCGACTCAAGCAGTATTGGAATATAAAAACTAACCAAGAAAAGGATCCTTTTGATACATTTGATGAAATAATGGACCAATCCGAAGCACAAGGAATTCAATCAAGGTTTTTCTTTATGAACGGCGGTGTGACGAAATTTGATCGGAAGTATAAGCTGAATGACCCACATGTAAAGGATGTGATTCAGCGTATTGTGAAGCGAAATCATATCATTGGTTTCCATCCGAGCTACAATACCTACAATGATCCTGTGTTATGGAAACAGGAAAAAGAGGGGCTAGAGCATATGCTTGGATTTCAGGTTAAGGAGGGCCGTCAGCATTATTTGCGATTTGATGTACCGAACACATGGGGAATCTGGGATGACAATGACATGACGGTTGATATGACTCTAGGTTTCGCCGAAATGGAAGGATTTCGAGCAGGTACCTGCTATGAATACCGAGTTTTCGACATAATTGAAAGAAGACCATTACAACTAAAAGAACAGCCATTAATCATGATGGAATCAACCTTTGCCTATCAAGAAGATCATCTAAGACCAGAATGGATGCTACATCGGATCAGTCAACTCAAACAAAAAGTAAAGAAATACAAAGGTAGCTTCGTAATCCTATGGCATAATTCAAATTTTAATCATGGAATGTGGAATAACGTTAAGCATGTGTATCAAGAGATACTAAGAGATTGA
- a CDS encoding lipopolysaccharide biosynthesis protein codes for MKQMTVMLQKLKGHGFLNKVILLAGGTAVAQGLQVILSPVLTRLYTPNDFGVLMIFISIVGICSKVVDLRYPLAIPLPDEEDQALNLLALSLILSITITAIMFSSFLVIGDEVLSLLDIEELQQYYWLIGLSILGIGLYQSLNHWAIRKRDYLLVTVTKLNQSIVQLVVQLLFGFLKLGNFGLLLGDSLGRMGGSGLLATLVWKKHRRNFHHITVSKMIEVAKLYRRFPLYSSWSSLLNGAALQITPLLIAMNYGTGVAGLWALSDRVVGAPMGLVGTAVAQVFLGEGAKYAREDPLKFQNLFNRTAKQLFMWGVIPTILLLFLSPWLFQFIFGAEWKDAGVYVQFLALMYLAQFTMSPLSSTLDILQRQNWELVWDFSRVILVVLGISLSSYLHLSPSYAVLIYSTVMLCSYIALYILCKIAIKLHLKSLQ; via the coding sequence ATGAAACAGATGACTGTCATGCTTCAAAAGTTAAAAGGACATGGATTTTTAAATAAGGTAATACTATTGGCGGGAGGAACCGCAGTAGCACAAGGGCTTCAAGTCATCCTGTCCCCAGTATTAACACGGTTGTATACGCCGAATGATTTTGGAGTACTCATGATTTTTATTTCGATTGTAGGAATCTGTTCAAAAGTGGTGGACCTCCGCTATCCACTTGCCATTCCACTTCCAGATGAAGAAGATCAGGCATTAAACCTACTCGCCTTATCTTTAATTTTGTCGATCACTATCACAGCAATCATGTTTAGCAGTTTCCTAGTTATTGGTGATGAGGTATTATCGCTTCTTGATATAGAGGAGCTTCAACAATATTATTGGTTAATTGGGTTGAGTATCTTAGGAATTGGCTTGTATCAATCACTAAATCACTGGGCGATTCGGAAAAGGGATTATCTGTTGGTGACCGTGACAAAATTGAATCAAAGCATTGTGCAATTGGTAGTACAATTGTTATTTGGCTTTTTAAAGCTAGGTAATTTTGGTTTATTACTTGGAGATAGCTTAGGGAGAATGGGAGGAAGTGGGTTACTTGCTACATTAGTTTGGAAAAAGCACAGAAGAAATTTTCATCATATAACAGTTAGTAAAATGATCGAGGTTGCAAAATTATACCGACGTTTTCCTCTTTACTCCTCGTGGTCATCGCTCTTAAATGGAGCAGCGTTACAGATTACGCCATTATTAATCGCAATGAATTATGGCACTGGGGTTGCTGGTTTGTGGGCACTTAGTGATCGTGTAGTAGGTGCACCGATGGGATTAGTTGGAACTGCTGTAGCGCAAGTATTTTTGGGGGAAGGTGCAAAATATGCGAGAGAGGATCCTTTGAAATTCCAGAATCTGTTTAATAGGACTGCAAAACAATTATTTATGTGGGGGGTAATTCCAACCATCTTGTTACTATTCCTCAGTCCATGGTTGTTTCAGTTTATATTTGGTGCTGAGTGGAAGGATGCTGGAGTGTATGTTCAATTCTTAGCTCTCATGTACCTTGCTCAGTTTACCATGTCTCCGTTATCTTCCACGCTTGACATCTTACAAAGGCAAAACTGGGAATTGGTATGGGACTTTTCACGTGTCATTTTAGTCGTGCTAGGCATAAGTCTATCTTCTTATCTCCATTTATCACCTAGTTATGCTGTTCTCATCTATTCAACGGTAATGCTATGCTCCTATATTGCCCTATATATTTTATGTAAGATTGCCATAAAACTGCATTTGAAAAGTCTACAATAA
- a CDS encoding GNAT family N-acetyltransferase produces the protein MKERTNQEKYRELCIREPSISIFSKDWWLDALVGEEQWDVAIVEKGNDIVASLPYVTKSRGIFKVLTMPKLTPFIGVWTRPLDGKYVKKLSNEMDLYEQLIEKLPAYDYFQTSFHYSVTNWLPFYWKQFKQETNYTYVIENLENLDEVYENFKPKCRGSIKKAKQLVNVYSDDDIEKFYYVNKKTFDRQGAEMSYDLDYVKRLDAACAQKQCRKIFFAEDDQQRIHSVLYVVWDQQSAYCLMTGSDPQLRSSQANSLLAWEAIKYSASVTKSFDFEGSMIPGVEKFYRSFGAIQKPYLSISKTNSFLIKLRNFIVDEFMR, from the coding sequence ATGAAGGAAAGAACAAATCAAGAAAAATATCGGGAACTATGCATAAGAGAGCCATCGATTTCGATTTTCTCAAAGGACTGGTGGCTTGACGCGTTAGTGGGTGAAGAGCAATGGGATGTTGCTATTGTCGAAAAAGGTAACGATATAGTTGCAAGCTTACCTTATGTGACGAAATCTCGCGGTATTTTTAAAGTCCTAACAATGCCAAAACTAACTCCATTTATAGGAGTCTGGACACGGCCGTTAGATGGGAAGTATGTAAAAAAACTATCCAACGAAATGGATCTTTATGAACAGTTAATAGAAAAGCTTCCTGCTTATGATTATTTTCAAACATCATTTCACTATTCCGTAACGAACTGGCTCCCCTTTTATTGGAAGCAGTTTAAACAGGAAACAAACTATACGTATGTAATCGAAAACTTAGAGAATCTGGATGAAGTATATGAAAACTTTAAACCGAAATGCAGAGGAAGTATTAAGAAGGCGAAGCAACTAGTAAATGTTTATAGTGATGATGATATTGAAAAGTTTTATTACGTGAATAAGAAAACGTTTGATCGACAAGGTGCGGAGATGAGCTATGATTTGGACTATGTGAAAAGACTTGATGCGGCGTGCGCACAAAAACAGTGCCGTAAGATATTTTTTGCAGAGGATGATCAGCAAAGAATTCATTCTGTTTTGTATGTGGTGTGGGATCAGCAAAGTGCGTATTGCCTGATGACGGGTAGTGACCCTCAACTAAGAAGTAGTCAAGCTAACAGTCTTTTAGCATGGGAAGCTATTAAGTATTCCGCTAGCGTCACTAAAAGCTTTGATTTTGAAGGAAGTATGATTCCAGGGGTGGAAAAGTTTTATCGGAGTTTTGGTGCAATCCAAAAGCCTTATTTATCGATATCAAAAACAAATTCGTTTCTAATTAAACTTAGAAATTTTATTGTAGATGAGTTCATGCGATGA
- a CDS encoding DUF2935 domain-containing protein has protein sequence MNRNNKLTPWEEHYFWVNILLDHAIFVRDYLSPAETRLVNEANGFISRFAAIRGQLQQISSQSDVSSPALIEFSQISAPAAYDYYRFEGKIMNLRINNEVKINITPTYFNGTTNENAEYLRILQYYVKGMDYPPLPLVDLLDLWLEDQLGHASLLRRSLDGVEQLLLERVNTMIKVVSAHMLKNEAIKGYLRFVPPNFPGQIQFAQEVIKSVASFNETVEYVLERFKDDEVFNSTDLRFLEHHFPESCYFLNKLADFVPGTQPNCAVTDYFRYQV, from the coding sequence GTGAATAGAAATAATAAGCTTACTCCATGGGAAGAACACTATTTCTGGGTGAATATTCTTTTAGATCATGCCATTTTCGTGAGGGATTATCTATCTCCAGCAGAAACGAGACTGGTCAATGAGGCAAATGGGTTTATTTCGAGATTTGCTGCAATTAGGGGGCAGCTTCAACAAATATCAAGTCAAAGTGATGTAAGCTCTCCGGCACTGATTGAGTTTTCACAGATCTCTGCTCCAGCAGCTTATGATTATTATCGTTTTGAAGGCAAAATTATGAATCTTAGAATTAATAACGAAGTGAAAATAAACATCACTCCTACTTACTTTAACGGTACAACCAATGAAAATGCTGAATACTTACGAATCCTTCAATACTATGTGAAGGGCATGGATTATCCTCCGCTTCCGTTAGTGGACTTATTGGATTTATGGCTAGAAGATCAGCTTGGTCATGCTTCCTTATTAAGAAGATCACTGGACGGAGTAGAGCAGCTTCTCCTTGAACGTGTGAATACAATGATTAAAGTGGTATCAGCTCATATGTTGAAAAATGAGGCAATAAAAGGCTATTTACGCTTCGTCCCGCCAAACTTTCCGGGACAAATTCAATTTGCTCAAGAGGTCATTAAATCGGTAGCCTCATTTAATGAAACGGTGGAATATGTATTAGAGCGATTTAAAGATGACGAAGTGTTCAACTCAACGGATTTGCGCTTCTTAGAGCATCATTTTCCAGAATCCTGTTATTTTTTGAATAAGCTAGCAGATTTTGTACCAGGGACACAGCCTAATTGTGCTGTGACTGATTATTTCAGGTATCAAGTTTAA
- a CDS encoding spore germination protein: MRQFRNRYYKEWEKQAQGHNDPSIKTEFSEEITQNTNQPTTSATSLFAQFQKHFELTADLTTVTFKHLGMTIYYFDYLVVKEIFEQRVKDIRELKSDELENYLYRSSYNELTDYSKVEDSIFHGNAILFFQEKAYELPVKDGEARAVTSSDVESAIVGPHDSFVESISTNLSLIRRRIISSKLKAIKLVIGTISKKTVYLLYIEDHVSKEEVTLLEKRIASIKNDGILDTNMLVQLIDDNPHSPFPQFFVTERPDISVYKLFEGKIVGLIEDSPHAFCTPTGFLDFMETTDDFGQRWVVGTFIKLLRIAALLITIFFTPLYVSVTTHHYEMIPQALLPTLVESRSRVPFPPIIEALFLEFLLELLREAGARLPTKIGQTIGIVGGIVIGQAAVDAGITSNILIIVVAASAIASFVIPSYLMSASIRIVRFAFIIMAAVLGNIGIVFGFGLLVIHLTSITNLNYPYLMPLSPTRPLYWKYSLFRGAIKKNNKSETR, encoded by the coding sequence ATGCGCCAGTTTCGTAATCGTTACTATAAAGAGTGGGAAAAACAAGCGCAGGGCCATAACGACCCCTCCATTAAAACCGAGTTTTCTGAAGAGATAACACAAAACACTAATCAACCAACTACCAGTGCAACTTCATTGTTTGCTCAATTTCAGAAGCACTTTGAACTTACTGCAGATTTAACAACGGTAACCTTTAAACATCTTGGAATGACCATTTACTATTTTGACTATCTAGTCGTCAAGGAAATATTCGAGCAGCGAGTAAAGGATATACGTGAACTGAAGAGTGATGAGCTTGAGAACTATTTATATCGGTCTTCCTATAATGAGTTAACTGATTATTCTAAGGTGGAGGACTCGATTTTCCACGGAAATGCCATTCTTTTTTTTCAAGAAAAAGCATATGAACTTCCCGTAAAGGATGGGGAAGCTCGGGCTGTTACAAGCTCAGATGTGGAATCAGCGATAGTTGGTCCTCATGATTCATTTGTAGAGTCCATTAGTACAAATCTTTCACTTATACGTAGAAGAATTATAAGTTCCAAATTAAAAGCCATTAAATTAGTAATCGGTACAATCTCAAAAAAAACAGTTTATCTTCTCTATATAGAAGATCACGTCTCAAAAGAAGAAGTAACCTTACTAGAAAAGCGAATAGCATCAATTAAAAATGATGGAATTCTTGACACCAATATGTTAGTTCAATTAATTGATGACAATCCACATTCTCCATTTCCGCAATTTTTTGTGACAGAACGGCCGGATATAAGCGTTTATAAACTCTTTGAAGGTAAGATTGTCGGTTTAATCGAGGATAGTCCGCACGCTTTCTGTACACCAACAGGCTTTTTAGATTTTATGGAAACAACTGATGACTTTGGACAGAGGTGGGTAGTTGGTACATTTATTAAGCTATTACGGATTGCCGCCCTCCTCATTACTATTTTTTTCACACCTCTTTATGTATCAGTGACGACACATCATTACGAAATGATTCCTCAAGCTTTATTGCCTACTTTGGTTGAATCGAGGAGTAGAGTTCCGTTTCCTCCTATTATAGAAGCCTTGTTCTTAGAGTTTTTATTAGAATTATTACGAGAAGCAGGGGCCAGGTTACCCACTAAAATAGGTCAAACCATTGGTATAGTGGGTGGGATTGTTATCGGACAGGCAGCCGTGGACGCTGGGATTACAAGTAATATCCTGATCATTGTGGTTGCAGCTTCAGCCATTGCATCCTTTGTCATTCCAAGTTATTTAATGAGTGCCTCTATTCGAATCGTTCGGTTTGCTTTTATTATTATGGCAGCTGTTTTAGGAAATATTGGCATTGTGTTTGGTTTTGGTTTACTTGTTATTCATTTAACAAGCATAACGAACCTAAACTATCCTTATTTAATGCCACTATCGCCTACACGCCCCCTATATTGGAAATACTCTTTATTCAGAGGGGCTATTAAAAAAAATAACAAATCTGAAACAAGGTAA
- a CDS encoding GerAB/ArcD/ProY family transporter has translation MKERLNPFQASVLIYMIQSGVMLFSLPRLTAETFGTNGWIGIIIVWLIANINIYIIWLVFKLGKERSVFEIFTRIPKIFMTPLYLLIVVVWIGLGTLVMLKFIMLTKMLFFPFLHNMVLMIISLLLSYMLIKGGIYHISKATVVLFFFTVWTTLLLFLHLKEFSFTRLSPFIFQGEKDLIKGGINIYSSLLGYELSLLFVHLIAKKRLFSLLMGNCITSFIYVSICIVSFGFFSFGQLTQEMYPLIALLEYIKFPVLERVENFIFSLFGLKVLITLVMYLWGAKEIMDHTLPKLKQTYMMIGIILISFSMSLYPSIMREVDMLLEYLTYAGIAIAFLLPILALTVVGFEKLLKKEYSKNG, from the coding sequence ATGAAAGAACGTCTAAATCCTTTCCAGGCTTCAGTTCTCATTTATATGATTCAGTCAGGTGTTATGTTGTTTTCCTTACCACGATTGACTGCTGAAACATTTGGAACAAATGGATGGATTGGTATCATCATTGTCTGGCTCATTGCCAATATAAACATTTATATTATTTGGCTTGTATTTAAGTTAGGGAAGGAACGGTCGGTATTTGAAATTTTTACACGCATCCCTAAAATCTTCATGACCCCACTCTATCTGTTAATTGTTGTTGTTTGGATTGGCCTTGGTACCTTGGTCATGTTGAAATTTATCATGCTAACGAAAATGCTGTTTTTTCCTTTTCTTCACAACATGGTCTTAATGATTATCTCCTTACTGTTAAGCTATATGTTGATCAAGGGTGGAATTTATCATATCAGTAAAGCAACCGTTGTCTTATTTTTCTTTACGGTTTGGACTACTTTGCTATTATTTTTACATCTAAAAGAATTTAGCTTCACACGACTTAGTCCCTTTATCTTTCAAGGTGAGAAAGACTTGATCAAAGGCGGAATCAATATCTATTCATCGCTATTGGGCTATGAATTATCGCTTTTATTTGTCCATTTAATTGCAAAAAAAAGACTTTTCTCTTTACTTATGGGAAATTGTATCACCTCTTTCATCTATGTTTCTATTTGTATTGTTAGTTTTGGATTTTTTAGCTTTGGTCAATTAACACAGGAAATGTATCCATTAATCGCATTACTCGAATACATAAAATTTCCTGTCCTAGAACGGGTTGAGAACTTTATCTTCTCGCTATTCGGCCTTAAAGTTCTCATCACTTTGGTTATGTATTTATGGGGGGCAAAGGAGATCATGGATCATACTTTACCAAAACTGAAGCAGACGTATATGATGATCGGTATTATTCTGATTAGTTTCTCCATGTCCCTTTATCCCTCGATTATGAGAGAGGTGGATATGCTCTTGGAGTATTTGACTTATGCCGGCATAGCCATTGCGTTTCTACTTCCGATTCTAGCGTTAACTGTTGTTGGATTTGAAAAGTTATTGAAAAAGGAATATTCAAAAAATGGTTAA
- a CDS encoding Ger(x)C family spore germination protein — translation MVKWRTFLFLLLSCILATGCSDVKIIDDLALINAVAYDKSDDKENPINVTITFPIITKDGKYDRKNLSANAKSSKSARDKLDRETDLQLESGQLRVALFGEDLAREGILKHIDTLSRDPSIGTRVMLGLGMDKASELLEIEVDSEGQNATYLERYLQRIHQTSTDIIYDIFHFNRDYYDEGIDPILPVFNTTKKDIKFDGIGLFQDDKLIDLLSSDESGMLFFLKEKIDHGSLDMEVDDEGEESAVIMLSYVQTTHKVKATYSSPDSLSATIYIKMKGNVQEYTGMQDLADPKVQMKIEKDLRTQIEEKSRELIKTLQDLQVDSIGVGRYVKNKMSYNDWKALDWHEEFSKMDINVDIDVKLNNIGKWK, via the coding sequence ATGGTTAAGTGGAGAACATTTTTATTTCTATTACTGTCTTGTATCCTTGCAACTGGTTGCTCCGATGTGAAAATAATTGATGATCTTGCTCTTATCAATGCTGTTGCCTATGATAAATCAGATGATAAAGAAAACCCCATTAACGTAACCATCACCTTTCCCATCATCACAAAGGATGGAAAATATGACCGAAAAAATTTAAGCGCCAACGCAAAATCAAGTAAATCTGCCAGAGATAAATTAGACCGCGAAACCGATCTTCAGTTAGAAAGTGGTCAACTTAGGGTCGCACTATTTGGAGAGGATTTAGCAAGAGAAGGCATCCTCAAGCATATTGACACATTGAGTAGAGATCCTAGTATCGGTACTAGAGTGATGCTTGGACTTGGAATGGATAAGGCAAGCGAGCTTTTAGAAATTGAGGTTGATTCGGAAGGACAGAATGCCACTTATTTAGAACGCTACCTTCAGAGAATTCATCAGACAAGCACAGATATCATTTATGATATCTTCCATTTTAACCGCGATTATTACGACGAAGGAATCGACCCAATCCTACCTGTTTTTAATACCACCAAAAAAGACATAAAGTTTGATGGAATCGGTTTATTTCAAGATGACAAATTGATCGATCTATTAAGTTCTGACGAATCAGGAATGCTGTTTTTTCTGAAGGAAAAAATCGATCACGGCTCATTGGATATGGAAGTTGACGATGAAGGCGAAGAAAGTGCGGTTATCATGCTTAGCTACGTACAAACCACTCATAAAGTAAAAGCAACGTACTCTTCTCCTGACTCACTTAGTGCCACTATCTACATTAAGATGAAAGGAAACGTGCAAGAGTATACAGGTATGCAGGACCTAGCCGACCCTAAAGTTCAAATGAAAATTGAAAAAGACCTCCGCACACAAATAGAGGAAAAGTCCCGTGAGTTAATCAAAACGCTACAAGACCTCCAAGTCGACTCGATTGGCGTAGGAAGATACGTAAAAAATAAGATGTCTTACAATGACTGGAAAGCATTAGACTGGCACGAAGAGTTTTCCAAAATGGATATTAATGTGGACATTGATGTTAAGTTGAATAATATTGGGAAGTGGAAATAG
- a CDS encoding FGGY-family carbohydrate kinase, which translates to MENYLLTIDQGTTGTKVMLFTKNKDVMAHHYVKHTQYYPKPGWVEHDPVEIWEKVKEGVRGVLEKTRIQPNQIAGIGLGNQGETILAWNAETGIPLYNAVVWSCRRSETIATNWLQQEGWNERIKQKTGLIIDSYFSATKIEWLLEEAPQVKQLLEASPSALRFGTLDTWLIANMTNFSSYVTDHSTAARTLLFNIHSQDWDDELLQFVDVDRSYLPTIQPTVSEFGWTDPEVFCGIHAPIRVSIVDQPAALYGHQCFEKGDAKCTYGTGCFVYMNIGEDCLTDANDSLLKSVVWSKNGKTTFASDGSIFSAGSVLEWAMDSLSLFQNMEQLQKLSNSWMEKEVEIDDNLIFVPSLSGIGAPHWNADARGLFLGFTHSTGKEEMIKAILQGIAHRVVDVVEAIQESTHINISTLKVDGGLVVNPYLMQMQADLLGVPVVVPDVSETTSLGLALLLGEACEWWEMDEMLPEGQLTTYQPRLEEVKRKQYRNEWKRTLQLLNEYYQ; encoded by the coding sequence ATGGAAAACTATCTATTAACAATCGATCAAGGAACAACCGGTACGAAAGTCATGCTATTTACTAAAAATAAAGACGTGATGGCTCACCACTATGTGAAGCATACTCAATATTATCCGAAGCCAGGCTGGGTTGAGCATGACCCAGTTGAGATATGGGAAAAGGTAAAAGAGGGCGTACGGGGTGTACTAGAGAAAACCAGAATTCAACCAAACCAAATCGCTGGGATTGGATTAGGAAATCAAGGAGAAACCATTCTGGCATGGAATGCTGAAACAGGAATCCCCTTATACAACGCGGTGGTCTGGTCATGTCGTAGGTCCGAAACCATAGCAACTAATTGGCTACAGCAAGAAGGCTGGAATGAAAGAATAAAACAAAAAACGGGATTAATCATTGACTCTTATTTTTCCGCAACAAAAATCGAATGGTTATTGGAGGAAGCACCTCAAGTCAAGCAGTTGCTTGAGGCTTCCCCTTCTGCCTTACGATTTGGAACATTAGATACATGGTTGATTGCCAACATGACGAACTTTAGCTCGTATGTAACGGACCACTCAACGGCTGCTAGAACACTGTTATTTAATATTCATAGTCAGGATTGGGATGATGAGCTTCTGCAGTTTGTAGATGTGGATCGTAGCTACCTTCCTACCATTCAACCAACTGTCAGTGAATTTGGATGGACAGACCCTGAGGTGTTTTGTGGAATTCATGCCCCTATTCGGGTAAGTATCGTCGATCAACCTGCTGCCCTTTATGGACATCAATGCTTTGAAAAAGGTGATGCCAAGTGTACATATGGAACTGGCTGTTTTGTTTATATGAACATAGGGGAAGATTGTTTGACAGATGCCAATGATTCCTTATTAAAATCGGTAGTATGGAGCAAGAATGGAAAAACAACGTTTGCATCAGATGGTTCCATTTTTTCTGCAGGTTCGGTCCTTGAATGGGCAATGGATTCCCTATCACTTTTTCAAAATATGGAGCAACTTCAGAAGCTCTCTAACAGTTGGATGGAAAAAGAGGTTGAGATTGATGATAATCTAATCTTTGTACCATCTTTAAGCGGGATTGGGGCACCGCATTGGAATGCAGATGCGAGAGGACTCTTTTTAGGATTTACTCATTCAACAGGTAAGGAAGAAATGATCAAAGCTATTCTCCAAGGGATCGCTCATCGAGTTGTAGATGTAGTTGAAGCCATTCAGGAATCAACTCACATCAACATCTCAACCTTAAAAGTTGATGGAGGTCTGGTCGTTAACCCGTATCTAATGCAGATGCAAGCCGATTTGTTAGGTGTCCCGGTTGTTGTGCCTGATGTGTCAGAAACAACTTCGTTGGGGCTTGCATTACTACTGGGTGAAGCTTGTGAGTGGTGGGAGATGGATGAGATGTTACCTGAAGGTCAACTCACAACCTATCAACCAAGGTTAGAAGAAGTGAAGAGGAAACAATATAGAAATGAGTGGAAGAGGACGCTTCAGTTATTGAATGAATATTATCAATAG